Proteins co-encoded in one Salvia splendens isolate huo1 chromosome 4, SspV2, whole genome shotgun sequence genomic window:
- the LOC121801394 gene encoding mitochondrial-processing peptidase subunit alpha-like, whose protein sequence is MYRTASSRLRALKARTGCRGLARYASTSAAATKSSSLPPLDFPLENIVLPPPLPDSIELGKTKITTLPNGLRIASETSANPAASIGLYVDAGSIYESPASYGATHLLERMAYKTTINRSHLRVVREVEAIGGNITASSSRERMSYTSAALKTYVPQMVELLVDCVRNQAFLDWEVNEQLLKVRAEISEYSKNPHRLLLEAIHSTGYSGAYANCLLASEAAVSRLNSNVLENFVSEHYSAPRIVLAASGVEHEKLLEYAEPLLSDMPKDSKSVPAKPMYTGGDFRSQGDSGMTHFALAFELPGGWTKEKDAITLTVLKMLMGGGRSFSAGSPFSASGPGKVVSLTSGLGPLKEHPQIRSFSAFSSIYNHTGLFGIQATAETKSAPEAMDIVCRELLAVTSPADKVKLERAKQATKSAILMNLESRMVASEDIGKQILTYGERKPVEQYLNAVDQITANDIVTVAKKLFSSPLTLACYGDVYHLPCYDAVSSRFRRI, encoded by the exons ATGTACAGAACGGCGTCGTCTCGACTCAGGGCTCTCAAG GCCAGAACAGGGTGTAGAGGATTGGCTAGATATGCAAGTACAAGTGCTGCTGCAACTAAATCATCTTCACTTCCACCACTAGACTTTCCACTGGAGAATATTGTACTTCCCCCTCCGTTGCCAGACTCCATTGAGCTTGGGAAGACCAAGATAACCACTCTTCCAAATGGCCTCAGAATTGCTTCAGAAACATCAGCG AACCCTGCAGCCTCAATTGGATTATATGTCGATGCTGGCTCAATCTACGAAAGTCCGGCTTCTTATGGAGCCACACATCTCCTGGAGCGTATGGCCTATAAAACTACCATTAATCGGAGCCACTTGCGCGTCGTGCGAGAAGTTGAGGCAATCGGTGGCAATATAACTGCATCTTCCTCTCGGGAGCGTATGAGTTACACCTCTGCTGCACTAAAAACATATGTACCTCAAATGGTTGAGCTTCTTGTTGACTGTGTTAGAAACCAAGCTTTTTTGGATTGGGAAGTGAATGAACAG CTCCTCAAGGTGCGTGCTGAGATTAGTGAATACTCCAAAAACCCTCACCGCCTGCTTCTCGAGGCTATTCATTCAACTGGTTACTCTGGTGCTTATGCAAATTGTCTTTTGGCTTCAGAAGCAGCAGTTAGCAGGTTGAATAGCAATGTTTTGGAGAATTTTGTTTCT GAACATTACTCTGCCCCTAGGATTGTTCTCGCTGCATcaggtgttgagcatgaaaaacTGTTAGAATATGCTGAACCACTTCTATCTGATATGCCTAAAGATTCGAAGTCTGTGCCTGCAAAGCCAATGTACACCGGAGGAGATTTTCGCAGTCAAGGTGATTCAGGG ATGACACACTTTGCTCTGGCCTTTGAACTTCCCGGTGGCTGGACTAAGGAGAAGGATGCTATAACATTGACCGTCCTTAAG ATGCTCATGGGTGGAGGTAGATCTTTCTCAGCTGGTAGTCCTTTCTCAGCCAGTGGTCCTGGAAAGGTGGTGTCCCTGACATCAG GTCTCGGTCCCTTGAAAGAGCATCCTCAGATCCGATCATTTTCTGCTTTCAGCAGTATCTACAATCACACAGGACTATTTGGAATTCAAGCTACAGCT GAAACTAAATCTGCGCCAGAGGCCATGGATATCGTCTGCAGAGAACTACTTGCTGTAACATCTCCAG CTGATAAAGTAAAGCTAGAGCGTGCAAAACAAGCAACAAAATCTGCCATTTTGATGAACTTGGAATCCAGA ATGGTTGCATCTGAAGACATCGGTAAACAAATTTTGACATATGGAGAGAG GAAACCCGTGGAGCAATACCTGAATGCGGTTGATCAAATCACGGCCAATGATATTGTTACAGTTGCAAAAAAGCTTTTCAGTTCTCCTCTTACATTGGCATGTTATGGCGATG TGTATCACCTTCCATGCTACGATGCTGTTAGCAGCAGGTTCCGCCGCATTTAA
- the LOC121797775 gene encoding uncharacterized protein LOC121797775: MDPCPFVRLTVESLALQLAAATRPSGSGIHPSSTPCYATLKIKNFPSQQAPLPLITAAAPELSSSAAASSFDIGPDALRGLLACSRPVLALKIKVFAGRTGRTCGVTSGKLLGTLQLPVDVAHAQGRACVYHSGWMKLGGGGEARLHVTVRSEPDPRYVFQFGGEPECSPVVFQIQGNIRQPVFSCKFTADRSNRSRSLPTDFNINNNRGWMRRTLSGHRDRVGRERKGWMIIVYDLSGSAVAAASMITPFVPSAGSDRVSRSNPGAWLILRPNGVSISSWKPWGRLEAWRERGATDGLGYKFELVAETGGIPIAQGTMSAKKGGGFCIDDSSKDCALSAMSPVRGFVMGSTVEGEGRVSKPAVQVAAHHVTCMADAALFVALSAAVDLSVDACRLFSHKLRKEFSGESDDLFL, from the exons ATGGATCCATGCCCTTTCGTCCGCTTAACCGTGGAATCATTAGCCCTCCAGCTCGCCGCCGCCACCCGCCCCTCCGGCTCCGGCATCCACCCCTCCTCCACCCCATGCTACGCCACCctcaaaataaaaaacttcCCCTCCCAGCAAGCCCCCCTCCCTCTCATCACCGCCGCCGCGCCGGAGCTATCCTCCTCCGCCGCGGCGTCGTCGTTCGACATCGGGCCCGACGCCCTCCGCGGCCTCCTCGCGTGCAGCAGGCCCGTGCTGGCCCTGAAGATCAAGGTCTTCGCGGGGCGCACGGGGCGCACGTGCGGCGTGACGAGCGGGAAGCTGCTGGGGACGCTGCAGCTCCCCGTGGACGTGGCGCACGCGCAGGGGCGCGCGTGCGTGTACCACAGCGGGTGGATGAAGCTCGGCGGGGGCGGGGAGGCCAGGCTGCACGTCACGGTCCGCTCCGAGCCGGACCCGAGATACGTGTTCCAGTTCGGGGGCGAACCGGAGTGCAGCCCCGTCGTCTTCCAGATTCAGGGGAATATTCGCCAGCCGGTTTTCAGCTGCAAGTTCACGGCCGACCGGAGTAATAGATCACG ATCTCTTCCAACTGATTTCAACATTAACAACAACAGAGGGTGGATGAGAAGAACTCTCTCTGGCCACAGAGATAGAGTAGGCAGGGAGCGCAAAGGGTGGATGATCATAGTCTACGACCTCTCGGGCTCGGCCGTGGCGGCCGCTTCCATGATCACCCCGTTCGTCCCGTCCGCAGGGTCTGACCGCGTCTCCCGCTCGAATCCCGGGGCGTGGCTTATCCTGCGGCCGAACGGGGTCTCGATCAGCAGCTGGAAGCCGTGGGGCCGACTCGAGGCGTGGCGTGAGAGGGGGGCCACCGACGGCCTCGGCTACAAGTTCGAGCTCGTGGCCGAGACCGGCGGGATCCCCATAGCCCAGGGGACGATGAGCGCGAAGAAGGGCGGCGGGTTCTGCATCGACGACTCGAGCAAGGACTGCGCCCTGAGCGCGATGTCGCCCGTGAGAGGGTTCGTGATGGGGTCGACCGTCGAAGGGGAAGGGAGGGTCAGCAAGCCGGCGGTACAAGTGGCCGCGCACCACGTCACGTGCATGGCCGACGCCGCTCTATTCGTCGCGCTCTCGGCGGCCGTGGACCTCAGCGTGGACGCGTGCCGCCTCTTCTCGCACAAGCTAAGGAAGGAGTTTAGTGGCGAGAGCGATGACTTATTCCTTTGA
- the LOC121800081 gene encoding profilin-like — translation MSWQSYVDDHLMCDIEGQEGLKLASAAIMGHDGAVWAQSANFPQLKPDEINGITKDFDEPGSLAPTGLFVAGQKYMVIQGEPGAVIRGKKGSGGITIKKTGQAMVVGVYEEPVTPGQCNMIVEKLADYLIDQGL, via the exons atgtcgTGGCAATCATATGTAGATGATCACTTGATGTGTGATATTGAGGGACAAGAGGGCCTCAAACTCGCCTCTGCCGCCATCATGGGACACGATGGCGCCGTCTGGGCTCAGAGCGCCAACTTCCCTCAG CTAAAGCCTGACGAGATCAATGGCATAACGAAGGATTTTGACGAGCCAGGATCCCTTGCCCCAACCGGCCTGTTCGTAGCTGGCCAGAAGTACATGGTCATCCAAGGAGAGCCCGGAGCCGTTATTCGTGGAAAGAAG GGGTCGGGTGGGATTACGATCAAGAAGACGGGACAAGCAATGGTTGTTGGGGTGTACGAGGAGCCAGTGACACCAGGGCAATGCAACATGATTGTTGAAAAGCTGGCTGATTATCTCATTGATCAAGGCCTCTAA